The Aythya fuligula isolate bAytFul2 chromosome 5, bAytFul2.pri, whole genome shotgun sequence sequence taaaaataaaattctctacTAGATTGGCGTGTAATACCAtgaattcagtggaaaaaaaatccaccaatGGAAGAAAAGCTCTGAGAAAGGATGGTTTAGGACTAAATCCATTTTGTCCAATTTAATTCAGTGATAATTCCTTAATTTCACCAGCAGAAGTCCAGAGGGTCTttccaagaaataaaattacacaaCTCAGTGTGAAGACTTAGCAAGCTGTGTAGGGCCTCTGgcaactgaagaagaaaatgggtGTGATAATTGCttataacaaattattttcatgttcataATACAtgcaaggctttttttcctgtgagtggctattaatatatatatatttgcatttttattcttgtttgttGTGCGATAGTTGTCTTGGATGTtactaatattttaattcagtgaTGTGATTAAATACCATGGCATGTACATGATCTACTTGGCTACTTCTAGATAATGTTCTGATCGtgcttctggaaagaaaattctgtaagCTGAAGGGCAATAATCTGTCCGCTATTGAGTGTTGCGGTGTGCAGCAGCATGTGGAGGAGATGATGCACTCACAGCTCCTGAACTGCGAAGGTCATATTGagtcttttttaaaacacacGTCTCTCTAGGTAATCACTTTTAAGTCAGATTTATgagtttaatttcatttccttctgatcactttccttcatttttattatttttcctacactgtgctttttttttttttttttttttttttttttttccccccacttgTGGCTGTGAGGCCTTGAGGATGTGGTTGAGTTTGAGTTTTACAAACACTTCTGGTTTTACAGCCACTAAAGTTCTTGACAGAAGATATAGGTAATAAATGAAGTATCTTATTTCTGTCCTTGATCATGGAAAGGGGCATATTGAACTGACTGTGGTGGGAGGAGTATGTTTGCTGGGGACTTTCCAGTAGAAAACCAGTGGGGCAGGTGTTTGGGCTTTTCTTTGACTCAATGCAACATTGAATGGTCCTGAAATGTGCTTATTATCACAAGTTATTTGAAGTAGGAATTGACTTTGAATGTTAGGTTTTGTCCTCTAAAGCTATGAATACCTTGATCTGGCTCTTTTTAagtggtgttttattttccgTGTGATGTAAAATGCTTGTTCAGGAGATTTCATGTGTGCAAACTGGAGCAAGGTGCCTTTTTCACTCTGATAACTGTAGCAGGCACATGACTGAGAGATAAGTGCTggttctgaatttctttttttttttttttctttttttctgtgttcgttgtttttttctttttagcaatgAACTGGGAATTTCTTGTTAGCCGTGCTGACACCTGCAACTCTAtgccatttttctttatagatATACTGACTTTTGAATATGTGGTAAATACAGTAAGTGAAATatccttttaatttctttatattttgagATATATTTCAAATTGCTAACAGTGGATGTTTATATGATTATTGTTGTGCTGATTTATTGCTTGTAATTTTACTggatattttaacattttaggaATGTAATGGTATTTTAGGAGATAGACTGCTTTATAATTGGAAGTGGAAAATTGGATATGAAATCTGTTggattacattttaaaagactgcagtctttgacttttttttttggctaaacTACCCTTCAGAGTACCAGGGCAATTAATTACTTGATGATAATTTATTagcaaaatgcagaatttgtcTTGGAAATAGTTTCAAATTAGAggattttcataaatatttataggaGGAGAAGGTAATAACGTTGGTTATGTGATGAAAACATATATTAGTGAGAAAATACCACCCATCAGGAATAGTCTTCTATCATGCCGTTATTCTCTAGAGAGGCGATTAGTTGAAAAACGATTTTAGCAAAATAAACTCTGAGCAGAGAGGATGCTTTTACATGTGATACAGCATATGTTCTTTGAAAAGGCAGGTCAGTCAAAACAATGCCAGGCATTGGGAACTTACGttatctgaaaatatatatttggaaaaattcaAGCAATAATGATTTATATATAGGTTGTACATAGTGCTTTTCCTCAGTGAGACTAAGAATACTTTGCAAAGGAGAGGAGAACAGTGATTCAtattaaactgcattttctaCAGTCACAGAGTGTTTTCCTTTGGCATGCAGAATTGTCCTGCTTATGCTGTGcattaattttctgtgcaaGGAAATCTGTCCTAAGGAGTGAAatataagcagaaaaatactttccttcCGTCTTCGGCAACTGATGGTTCCTTTGTGTGAATAAATGCAGTACCTGCAGGGAGTGCCAAGCTGACAGCCGTGGCATGTGGAGCCAaagacctgcagcagcagcaggggaagctTACCCAGCTCTGTGTCAGCCTGTCCCGAGGAGAGCCCCGTGCCAGGCGCCAGGGTTGTGTGGTTTCCCTTCCGGCTTTGACACCTCTCAGGGAATGCCAGAGATGGCATAGCTGAGAACCACTTGTGAGCCCGGGGAGGAGGCACCTGTTCGCTTGGAATGAACCACCAATTTGTTCTTCGTGTGCCCTTAAATAACCACTGGGCTTCTCACCACTAGCAGATTGAACTGGAGCTGCTGATGGCCAGGGAATATGATGTGCTGTATGTCACAACAGTCATGCTAGCTAATACTGAGCTCACTAAAATCTGCTGGTGGTTTTCAACAAACCTGTTAGAGTCCGGAGAGCAGGATGGCATTAGGGTAAAGGTGATGACTGTCATGGAAGAAGCACTTTTAGGAAGAGCAAAGGCATCCATCCAGAACTGTACTTTCTGAATTAAGGCAGGTATCATCGTCTCCACCAATAAATTACTTACGGCTATAAAGTGAGCCAGTTGCCCAAGGGAGCATGTAATGCAGAGCCACTGGCTGTGGGCTTATGTTGGTTGTATTGTACCAGATAGAGCCACTGATCagtttttcaaactgtttttcccACTTAAATCCCTTTTCAGatgaaacaaagattttatttctcatcatctttgtggaTGTGggtctcttaaaaacaaacaaacaggttaGAGAAACACCTGCCAGGAATGGCATAGTTGATCTTGCTTTAGGACAAGCTTATAGAACTCGTGGgtccctttcttcccttttttcctcctatagCTGGAGGTGACCCAacttatatatatgtgtgtgtataaatgtaCGtatatacatttgtattttccaCCATGCTGCATTCTTTAAGCAAAATCTTAACTAGTTGGAGTGAGTAGTCCCTTTAAACTCTGCATCTTTTGAAGTCTGTAGGTATAGAAAGATACTCATTGTTCAGTGCACCTCCACAAAGAATCCCTCTTAATCCCGACTGTGTGTATTCATCCCTTGGTTGAGCCTTCCTATACAGAGGAATTTGAGTTGATTCACATTCCTTCATAAATGCACGTAGGGTAATACAtcagactttttccttttaagcaaTCTGATCAGTTCTGACACTTTCCAAGTCCATTAAAAACTCCCCATAGTAGTTAAGAGTACCCATTAGAGTGAACAAACTCCTGAAACCCCTTAAAGTATTTGCTTTGCCATGCCATTTAACTATTTACAAAGCCTGGAGCTTTGCTCCTGATACACCGTTAATAAAAGGGAATAGACTAAATTTTTTCCTTGTAGTGTAAATGTATCTGTGTTGTCCTTGTAGAAGACAATGTGTCGGATCTCCTGAGGCTACCCCAATCAGGGCAATTTTGACCAGAAAATGGTAATGTAAGAGAGTATTGACAACTGATATTTTGTATGCAGTTTGGTTTAACACAGAGTTAGGAAATTCAGGGAAGCAGTCCTGACACTGTGCTATTGCTTGGACCTCCTCCAAGTCATTTCTCTTACTGTTAATCCTTCATGTTGTTACCTTCCCAACTCCACTTGTCCAGTTCCAGTTGCTGAGATCCAGGCCCAGACGAGGTATTAAACATCTGTGTAAGTTCCTTGTTCCCCTCCTGAGCTGCATCCTAGAGTTTGTGCTTGTTCTAATGGGGACTTGGCATCAAAGGAGACCTCAAGGTATTACCGTACCTATTCCCTgattttacaagaaaacaaatgtagaTTTCACAGAGCTTTAAGTCTCAGAATCAGGCTTTAAGttcttttaaatggaaagtATGGTTTCTGGGCAAAGCAGTTTGCTAGTTGAGCAAGTTCAAAAAGATCTTAGCAGTTCCAGTAATCACTCATTTCATCAATCCTCTATATTTAAAGTGAGCTAAACCAAGTTCTTTCCTATAATGTCTACTTCAAATAATGCTGCTTTACATTTGGAGAGCCAAATAAGGAAATAGGACATAATCTTCCAGgagtttctttcccttttagtTCGTCTAACTCAGAGACTTGCTGTAACAAGAGCCCTTCTTTCTATGAAACCTGTTTAACATATTCAACTAAACAAACTATCTCCTAAAGAAAGCACGagcattttttgtgtgtgccttGCTCTAGCGTTGGATTTGAGGACATTTCAGCGTTTGTCGATGCACTAATTGAGTGATGCATTTTGGACAGCTTCTGTgttctgatttgttttgttgtgctttttttttttttttttttttccctccctcccttcttccccttttaatttgtctaggagaaaaaaagcccCTCCAGTGTTGTTTCCTGCAAAGACCATTCTTAAGAGCTCGTTGGACAGCGCAGGGCTCTTGAAGTGATAGCTAATTGGTGAAAGAAAGGCCCCGATTGTCTTGAGGGAGCTGGAAAGTGCTGCGTGTGCTGCTGAAAGGGACTAGGGAGAAGGTGCCTGGTTTcgctgagcagctgctgctggagatgttTGGAGATTACATCAGCATTGGaaaaaaggggcaaaaaaaaagtccaactTCACAGAGATGGAGTTTATggagtttttttccccttccaaagGTCTTCTGACAATACTGTCATTGTCAATATAAGAGTTGTTAATTCTTTATGAATAGCACATGGGGCCTCTTGACTAAATAGTACGTTACATGTCCCAAATCTGTCAGCTGGGCTCTTCTCTCACATGCTAGTGAGATCACTTTGATTGGAATGTTACAGGAATTGCGGGGCCGGCCACAGAACTGAATACTGCATTATATAATTAGATCTccccaagtatttttttttttttttttcacattaccTCATTATTCTAGCTTAAATATGGAATCAGTCCTTTTGATGATTTTGCTGATTGTGATTATATTCATACGATTTGTTTTATGGTCCTGCCTTAGTGCTTATATAGATTACAAACTGTCCCGAAGGTTTCCTGACAAGAGAAAAGAGGACTAGGATACTTCAAAAGGCTTGTTTGGATTTGAAATGGCAATGGGGACAACCGGACAAGGTAAATGGAGCTAGAGCAGATTTTACTTCGGGTTCTGATGAGAGAGAAATGACCTGCTGAGACTGCAACTGAGTGAAGAGTCTTCAGAAGGCCTCATGCTGACAGAGAGGGGGGGAAATCCAACAACTGATTGAATCAAACGACTTCCTATCAGACTAGGGCAAGAATTTGTTGTTGGGAACAGACTTGTGGACTTTTGCCAATGAAATGATCTGGACAAGCTGGAAGGAATCCTATTGTTGGGCAGTCCAAGGCTGCCAGTGGCCCCGTCTTGATACATGAAATGCGATGGCTTGTTGCCTGCTGGATAAACTGCTGATCTGCACGTTAAGATGTCAGCTGCACAGCCTGCCTGGATGCAACAACTGACTGCGCCTGAACGAACACGAAGATTACTGGCCCAGCTTAGGATCCATGTCTAAGGAAGCAGATTTACAGAGTGCATTTTTACATGATTGACTGTCTTGTTGCTAAATTCTGCTTGTGGTTCATCACGGTCAGTTGGATCAGAAACTGAGTGTTTTTAACTGACTATAACCTGATGATTATCCCCATTTCTTATCAAGTGATATATCTGAATAATCACACACAGCACACCCCTGGAATACTCTGCTCCATGAAAAACAGATCTGCGCATCTGAGTTTGTCTGACAGACTAGCTGTGCTTCAGCAGCGCCAGGTGTGGGGACATGCAACAACACTCAGAGTCCTTgcaaagtaatttcatttctaGGCTTTCATAAGGAGCTACTGGGACACAGGAAGATTTGATGACTTGCCCAAGGCAATAGTGACTTAGGATTCTTTGGTGGTTAATGCGTCTTGCAAAATGGGACGGGGGACTCCAAGTGAATTGTTTGCCTTCAGGTGGCTGTTATACTAAGTCAAACATCCAGAGAACCTTGCTGCAACAACAGAATTTAACACCTGCTGTTAAACACTTGGTTTTCCTACAGGAAAAGTAGGAAAATTGTACTGCCTTGCCTGAGAAATGAAGTTGAAATGCAATGTCCTTGGCCCGATCAACTTGAAAAAGGTTTCCCTGGGTTGATGATTATGTCATTTGAAAGTAAAGACTCCCATGTGATAAACTTACTTCAGTGTCTCTGGGTAGCTTATGTGATGATATCAGACTTCAGCCTAGGTAAAATCCTGAAGCATTCCTGTAAAGAGTTTCTGGCCCATTCATGAGTCACACACTCCTACAGGCTTGTCTCATTTTAGCAACTGTTAATCAGCCCTTATCACTTTGTTGTTTGAAGCCTCCTAAAATTCAGACATGAGAGGTGGCATGTGTTTATGCTG is a genomic window containing:
- the SMIM38 gene encoding small integral membrane protein 38 is translated as MESVLLMILLIVIIFIRFVLWSCLSAYIDYKLSRRFPDKRKED